The following are from one region of the Francisella opportunistica genome:
- the bla gene encoding class A beta-lactamase, whose protein sequence is MKKIITLIISILIVTLSFAITKVDIQVNNDIQNIEKKYGGKIGVYTINRNDGSNFAVNASFYFPICSTYKFLVVGALLKQSMTDNKLLNQQVKISKNQIVGYSPITKKHINQTMTVRELCKASMQGDNTATNILIEKLGGLKNLNKFILSLQDHATKIANLEPKVNHVSLTTNENKTTPKVMAKDINKLAFSNDLLDKKHRLMFKKWLIASSTGNNRIAAEVPDEWEVGDKTGTCQYGTTNDVAIIWPDDNRAVIMAIFYTQSQKNAKPNSKILREVTKILLDRLQLNNTTKNA, encoded by the coding sequence ATGAAAAAAATAATTACTCTAATAATTAGTATATTAATTGTAACTTTGAGCTTTGCTATTACCAAAGTAGATATCCAAGTTAATAATGATATTCAAAATATAGAAAAAAAATATGGTGGTAAAATTGGTGTCTATACCATAAATAGAAATGACGGGAGTAACTTTGCAGTTAATGCTAGTTTCTATTTTCCAATATGTAGTACTTATAAATTTCTTGTAGTTGGTGCACTCCTTAAACAAAGTATGACTGATAATAAATTACTCAATCAACAAGTAAAAATTTCTAAAAATCAAATTGTTGGCTATTCCCCTATTACAAAAAAACATATCAACCAAACAATGACTGTCAGAGAACTTTGCAAAGCTTCTATGCAAGGTGATAATACTGCAACAAATATTCTCATCGAAAAACTAGGTGGTTTGAAAAATCTCAATAAGTTTATTTTATCGCTTCAAGATCATGCGACAAAAATTGCTAATTTAGAACCTAAAGTCAATCATGTTAGCTTAACGACAAACGAGAATAAAACTACACCAAAAGTTATGGCTAAAGATATTAATAAGCTTGCTTTTAGTAATGATCTACTTGATAAAAAACATCGCTTAATGTTTAAAAAATGGCTTATAGCTAGTAGTACTGGTAACAATCGTATCGCTGCTGAAGTACCTGATGAATGGGAAGTTGGTGATAAAACTGGAACTTGTCAATATGGTACAACAAACGATGTTGCTATTATTTGGCCTGATGATAATAGAGCTGTTATAATGGCAATTTTTTATACCCAGTCACAGAAAAATGCTAAGCCAAACAGTAAAATTCTCAGAGAAGTAACTAAGATACTCCTAGACAGACTACAACT